A section of the Sulfuricurvum kujiense DSM 16994 genome encodes:
- a CDS encoding MOSC domain-containing protein, with protein sequence MDTYFGKIKCIKIGKVVTEHVGTSEIEFLSAIKKYPVLEAYLSKTGFIGDEQGDTEHHGGENKAVLFFSSISYNRINSLYNYNFEFDGLAYYGENLLVSHMNEENVCIGDVLGIGDAIIEVSQPRQPCRKLSTNTGVNAMAKIIYKSGLSGWYGRVLKEGTLKQDDMVVLKKRRFPDLTISVMNQLMIDPTSNPFLLEKALQADSLGNAFRTSLENRYLYDSYEHLSYQTWE encoded by the coding sequence ATGGATACATATTTCGGAAAGATTAAATGTATCAAAATCGGAAAAGTCGTGACCGAACACGTAGGTACATCGGAAATAGAGTTTTTATCCGCTATCAAAAAATATCCGGTTTTAGAGGCTTATTTGAGTAAAACTGGATTTATCGGTGATGAGCAGGGCGATACCGAACATCATGGCGGTGAGAATAAAGCGGTACTCTTTTTTTCATCCATCTCTTACAATAGAATCAATTCCCTTTATAACTACAACTTTGAGTTTGACGGTTTAGCCTATTATGGAGAAAATTTGCTTGTATCGCATATGAACGAAGAGAACGTGTGCATCGGTGATGTACTAGGGATCGGTGATGCGATTATCGAAGTTTCTCAACCCAGACAGCCGTGCCGAAAACTTTCGACTAATACGGGTGTGAATGCTATGGCAAAAATCATCTATAAAAGTGGATTGAGCGGATGGTATGGGCGGGTACTAAAAGAGGGGACTCTCAAGCAAGATGATATGGTTGTGTTGAAAAAACGTCGTTTTCCTGATCTTACGATCAGTGTGATGAACCAGCTAATGATCGATCCCACGAGTAATCCTTTTTTGCTTGAAAAAGCATTGCAAGCCGATAGTTTAGGAAATGCGTTTAGAACATCATTGGAAAATCGCTATCTGTATGATAGTTATGAACATCTATCTTATCAAACATGGGAATAA